Part of the Corynebacterium caspium DSM 44850 genome, CCACTATGATTGAACCTTTTGATTCCCGGGATACCGTCATCGGACAAGGCACGGTAGCTGCTGAAGTGCTTTCACAGTTAACTGCAAACGGCAAAGCGCTAGATACCATCGTAGTTCCAGTTGGTGGCGGTGGCCTGCTATGTGGGGTAGTTAGCTACTTAGCAGATATGGCCCCACATACCGGAGTAATTGCGGTAGAACCTAGCGGGGCGGCATCGATGGCAGCTGCGTTGCGTAACCGCGGTCCAATAACTCTAGATACCGTGGATACTTTTGTTGATGGTGCCTCAGTCAAACGCGTAGGCGATATCAATTATGCGATTGCGGAAGCTAATCAGAGCCGCATCCATATCATGGATGTTTCTGAAGGTGCCGTTTGTACCCAAATATTAGATCTGTACCAAAGCGAAGGCATTATTGCAGAACCTGCCGGAGCACTTTCAGTCACTGCCCTAGAATATCTAAATATTAAACCCGGTGAAGTAGTAGTTTGCATTATTTCAGGGGGCAATAATGATGTGCTGCGCTATAACGAAATCATGGAAAGATCTTTGGTGCATCGTGGGTTAAGGCACTATTTCCTCGTAAATTTCCCGCAAGAACCCGGCCAACTTCGCACTTTCTTAACTGATGTGCTGGGTCCTCATGATGACATCACTCGTTTCGAATATTTCAAGCGCAATAATCGCGATACAGGTGCAGCTCTAGTTGGGGTGGAACTTAATGAAGCCGCTGGATTACAAGGACTATTAGATCGCATGGACGCTTCGCCACTAAAAATTCAACAGCTACAACCTGATACCCCGGAATATTCTTTCCTGATTTAAAGGTGAATATTTATGGATTCCTATAAGTTGCCTGTTGCTGGGGAAGTCTTTGAGCATGAGCTAGAAATCAAACGTTCGCGCTTTATTATTTTTCTCAGCCGGGTGAGTGATTCACAGCAGGCTCGAGAATTCATTGACCTAGTTAAAGCTGAGTATCCAGATGCCAGACATCATTGCAGTGCTTTTATTCATCATGTGGAAAATGCGCAGCCAGTGGAGCGTTTTTCAGATGATGGAGAGCCTTCTGGTACCGCCGGAAAACCTATGATGGAACAGCTTAAAGGCTCTGGACTATTAGATATTGCGGCAGTAGTAGTGCGGTATTTCGGCGGAATAAAACTGGGCGCTGGAGGCTTGGTACACGCATATTCCAATGCAGTGGGGGAAACTTTGCCTTTGGTTCGGACCGCAACTAGAGCCCGCAAAGAGCTCTATCAAGTTAGCTTGGCCCATACTGAAGCTGGCCGAGTGGAGTCAGAAATACGGGCCCGCAATATTGTAATTACCGATGTACATTATGGCTCCGAAGTAAATTTCACCTTAGCTACAAACCCCGGCACCAAAGAGAATTTGGCTGATACTTTAGCTGCACTTACTGCCGGTCGAGCTAAACTCCATTCCGCTGGAGAACAGTGGGTAGAGTGGGATAACTAGTAAATACAGATTCTTTAAGGAAACCTTAGAACCGTGCCTATTTCTCATGACTCCGGAGCCCCAGTGCGCATTGACGTCTGGGTATGGGCGGTGCGTTTGCTAAAAACTCGAAGTGAAGCCACTGCCGCAGTGCGCGCTGGGCATATTAAATTAAATGGTAATGCGGTTAAACCAGCAGCTCAGGTGGTACCCGGCGATAGGGTACGAGTTTGGGCACATCATAAGGAAGTTGAAGTGGAAGTAACCGCTACGCTTCGAAAAAGGGTTTCAGCGGCAGTGGCTAAAGAGTGCTATATAGACCACACTCCAGAACCATTGCCCCGAGAGATATTTTTCGCAGTCCCTAAGCGAGATCGAGGCAGTGGGCGTCCGACTAAAAAAGAGCGCCGACAACTAGATGAATTACGTGGTAGAAGCGCTGATCTACCCCTAATTTAGTTACTGCCCCAGTTTGCAGGTGGAAAGTTAATGCCTAGTGAGCGGAAGAAATCTGCGATGCTAAGAGCCCACACATGAATGAACTCAGCTAGATTAGGAAAATCACTGATAGAAGACATTAGGTTCATTAGTAACCTTCTTTGTGGAGAGCTTGGATGCCTGCAAGCATAGCTTAGCTAAGAGGCTTTCGGCTTTCTTTTCCTAAAGCGCGCAAGCGCTGTTTGAGACGTTTAGCGCGGCGTTCAGCGCTATGTCCCAGCTTTTTGGTGCGTTCTATGTGTTCGGTTCCAAATCGCAAAAGGAGTAGGTCATCAATGATGCGAACTTGTCCAGGCTTATAGCGATATTCAATCTTAGAACGCAACCTAGAAATATCATTTTCATCCACAAGTTCTTTTAATTCTGCCACCGTGGTTAAGCCATTGGCATTAAGCAGTTGGAATAACCAGTGGTAGTGATCAGAACGCGAAAGTGGATAGCGCGCGCCAAGTAAAATAGTCAAAATTCCGGGCAGGGTTTCTTGGATTAACTCCACATCATCAGCAGGCGCGATTTCTGGGCTGCGCAGGGCCGCAATTTTATCGAATTGCTGATCTGCTAATTCAATTAATCCAGCTGCCAGCGTAAAAGCTCTATCTACCTGGGGGTCTAGATCTTTAGTCCCGCGTTTATAGCGAATATCGTGCTCAAATTCTGCCCAAGCGTGTTGCAAGATTGTCCGAATTTGGACTTCTGCGATTTCTCTGTCGTAATCCTCAAGCCCTTCGGTATGTTCGTCGACTTTGAGAATCAAGTGGTGCGAACCGTATCCAAAATCTCCGGATACTCTAGTTTCGGCCGCTTTATCTACTGAACGCAGCATCGTAAATGAACGGGATAAGGCCTCAATAGCTCGCGGTATTTCAGTGGAGTTATAGGTGATAACTCGAATCCCAATGATGTCATGAATGCTATTCCACGGATCTGGATAAACATAAGTTCCATCCGAATTCTTCTTGCGAGCCTTCTCCTTCAAAGAAGGCCAAGTTTTAATTCGAGTTTGGACCCTATCAAAGGTAATACCGGCATCATTTAAGAGGTCTTCGATGGTATTGGCAAAATCTGTCTCACAGTGTGGGTGCTTGCGCAACCATTCATGGTACTTATTACCGAGATCCGCGATGGCCTTATCACTCATAATTATTCCGATCTTAGCCGCTGCGACGAATTGATTGTGCCAGATTAAGGGGAGTAGGGAAGCCACACGAGTATTGCAAGATATTTTTACTAACTGGGGCATCTTGTTTGGCCAGCCAAGTAGCAGCTGCTTTTAGGGAACGGTTAGCAGGTATTGCTACTAGTTTTCCAGCTTCAGGCAGGAGATAGGCCACCGGAGCATCCAATTTGGATTGGAGGTGCTCATTTAGAATTTGAAAAATTTGCGGATGCGTTAACCAGTTAGTGATATCACCTTTTCTTAAGCCAATTTCTAAACCTGGGCAACGTTTGGGAAAGTCTGGCAAGCATTGGGCTTTACGAATAAAGAATTCCACTCCAGCAACAGTAGAGGCTTGTTTAAGGGTTTCTTGGGCTGCGAAATTCCAAGCCTGTTGCAAAGTGATATCTGCTTGGGATAAATCCAAATGCGTTAAATACTGAGCTGAAACCGTGGTTTTAAAAGCCACTCTTAGTTCAGTAGAAAGGCTGATGCTAGTAGGTGGTGCCGCATAAGTTGTTACTAGCACTGGTTCGATGGTGTGCAAGGTGTGCGAATGAATTAGCGTTGACAAGATATAACCCCCCGAGGTTTATGTTTCAGGTATTCGTATACAGGCTGCAAATCTATATAAGCCCTATATATAAATAGACTGCCAAACTAGGAGTTTGGTTCCCATAAAGCAGTTTTTTAAAAAGGTGGCTGCTCTGAGAACACCGGATTGCTAAGTTGATGCTCAGTAAAACCTATTAGATCGTAGAGTCTTTGAGCTGGCCAGATAGCAATATTTTGACCTCGCTCTTGATATTTGCGGGCTTTTTTCTCATTGCCGGTAATTGATTCCCAAGCACCCACAATCAATATTGTGGTCTTTAAGGTTACTGATTTTTTAGGAGTTCCCCCATAGTCTGCGATAGCTGCAAAGATTTCCTCTTTTTGATAAGGAGTGAAATCCCCAGTAAGGACCACAATTTGTCCAAATAGTGGGTTATTTGGATCTGCATTTGGATTAGCCGTGGGAAGTTCTTTAGGTGCAGATACTGCTTTCCAGCTGTGATATTTACCAGCAGGCTTTGAGCTTTCGGGTTTATTTTCTGGTTTAGGAGTAGCTGTAGCAAGAACTGGACTAAGTATTTCTCCTTCTAAAACCCCCAGCTCAAAACCACGACTATGGAAAAACTCTGCCAAGTTGCCTTGGAACTTATCTTGGCGGGCAAAGGTGGTTAGAATCTGGCCAGTAGCCCGAGAATCCGCAAGCGCATCGTGATCCTTCAAGCTGTCAATGCTTAGAGCTGTAGCAATGGCATCTAGGGAATTGCTAGCGCCGCCGTGCTTGCGCTGTCGCGAAATTAATAAAGTGCAGCCATATTCAATTTTTGGCAATTTCGCCGCGGTATTTGAAACTAGGGTGGCTTCTTGTAAACCGCCGAGATCGAAAGCTGCATTATGTGCCAGCAGTGGAAGATTGCCAATAAAAGCGAGAAATTCTGGAAGAATCTCTATGAATTTTGGTTTGCCAACTAGGTCAGCTGCAGTAAAACCGTGGGTTTCAGTATTGAAAGGCGCAAAACCCTCCAAACCCGCTGGCGGTTGGCATATCCAGCTTTTGGCGTCAACTTCCAAACCATCGATGAATTTCACCACTCCGATTTGGTAGATAGAACCCCGGTTCGAATTCGCAGTGTCGATATTAAAGGCCACAAAATTCAATCCGGGTATCGAATCTTTAAGATTGCTTAATTCTGGAAAAGGAAGCTGCGCAGCAATTTCTGTTTCTGAGCCTGTAGCGGCATTTTTCAGGGCTAATTCCAGCGCTGAAATAAAGGCTTGGGCCTGGTCCTTTTTAGTTGGAGCAAATTTAATAGTGCTAAGGATTTCTCCTGCAGATCCTAAAATATCTAAGGTTCCGAAGTTTAAAATGCCGGGGGCCTGAAAAGTGAAAGACTTAATGCTATCCAGCGGAATTTCGGTTTCCCGAGCACCGCGCAGCGCCGTTATTAGCGGAGAATTATCTACATGTAGGACTCCAGAGCGAAATATAAGTCGGGCCCCATAGGCTGGATAAGCTACGAACATACAGAATAATTCCTCTTCTAATTTAAATTTTTGCCTCGGTATTTCACACCGTATCTGGTGGGGTGGACACTGCCTTAATAATCAGTCGAACACCGGCAAGGAAATAGTCTTCGAGGTCTAGGGTAATTACTTCACCACCAATTTCAGCTAATTGATTGCCTGCCTGCTCTGTACTGATTGCTCCAATACAAAAATGTATTAAGGTCAAAGCCCCTAATTCGCTAGCCTCAGCGGTAGTCCCTTGATGGTAGCTAAAGCTTTGTTGGAAGATTTCCAAAATGGATTTGCGCAGGTTAGACATGGAAATTCCGGTGCTAATAATCTCTGCACCATCTGGTACTGCTAATACTTCTGACCGTAATTTTAGAGCTAGGTCTTCGGGCGTTGGCAGTGGAGTTGCGTCGGAAAGATCAGCCTTGGATTCCAAGATTCCAGCCAAAATACGGCGAGTTATGGCCTCAAGTAAGGACTGTTTATTTTTTACATGCCAGTACAAGGCGCCTGGAGCGACATTTAATTGACCTGCTACTCGACGCATCGTCATATCCCCAAGGCCGTATGTTTGCAGGATCTGCAAGGCTGCATCGATAATGGCTTCCTTATCGAGGGGCTTATTTATCCGAGGCTGCCTAGGTGTTTTAGCTGATTTTGCCCCGTGATTTCCACCAGAAGATGACGCCACTCTATTCATAACTAGCCATTGTGCCTGTATTATGCCGCAGAGGAAAGGTTGCAGCTAGGTGATAAATACCCTAAAGCGCCTCGGATGCTTATTATGGACTCTAATATTTACTAAATACCTTGGGAGATTGATCGTCTAATGAAAAGTTCGTCTGTAACTAAGGCAGCCCTTGCAGTAATTGTGGCACTCCCTCTGGTGTTAACTGCGTGCGGCAAAGATGAAGATGCCAGTTCGACAGCAGCTAGCTCTACTAAGGCAGTTGCGACGGCAACCGCTACCAAAACTTCCACCTCAGCGATGACTTCCACCACGGAAACCAGCACTGAGAAGAGCACCGATGCCCAGCCTCCTGCTCCTGCTCCGCAGGCACCGGTTGAGCCTTTGCCTAACCCGCTGGAAAATCTACAAACAGATCTCAAGCAACCCACCGCAGTTAATGGTAGCCCGGCAAATCAGGCAGATGCGGAACAAATTCGGAATCTTATTAGTGGTTTAAATAAGCAGACCACCTTGCGCGGTCTTTATAATTACATCACCGATAATTCCTGTAAGCCCATCTTGGATGCCAATGGTGGAGCGGAAGCTCTGCGGGCTCGTTCTAATGAAGTTGCGGATGCCTTGATCACTGATTCTGGTATCGATTGGCGTTTAGGCACTGCAGTTGATGACATCCAAACCAAGGGCCAAGACGCTTCTGCCAATGTGACTAGCACCGTAAATGGCGCTCCTACTACCCAGGTAATGCGGTTCACCCGTGAAGGCAATTCCTGGAAGATGTGTAGCGAGCTATAAAGCTCAAATTTTATGGTTACTAAAAAGCCCATTTCCGCACCTCGAACCATCCGTCCACGATGGCTGCAAGCTGCTTGGTTAGTCACGGTAATTGTATTAGCCAATGCAGTTTCGGGTGTGGCCTGGGGCTTCCTGTGGCCTACCACCCTTACTGAGCGCACTCCAGAAGGGTTGATTTATGTTGGGTCAACTCCTGATGTTTTTGGGCGCTGGCTTTTATATGTGGTTTCATCGGGGCTAATTGCAGCTATAGCCGGGGTAATTTATGGCATCCGAAAGCCAGGGAAATCAGGAGATTCCAGCTATCTGGGAAGTGGCTTGGTGGTATTAGTGGCATTCTCTGCTGCCCTAGGTTCTTTTATGTTCTTTGATAGCGCAGCGTTAGTTGCCCAAATACTGCATCCCCTTCCTGCTCCGGCACTTATTCAAAGCTTGGAATTAGGTACCCAGCTAGAAGTAGCTATTCCGATATCCCAGTGGCCAGTAG contains:
- the ilvA gene encoding threonine ammonia-lyase IlvA, coding for MTTRRDVSTQAGSETSSVTPFVFEEIHAADIAASQARISSVIAPTPLQYCARLSEATGAEVYLKREDLQDVRSYKIRGAFNAISQLDESSRAAGVVTASAGNHAQGVAYACRTLGIHGKIFVPTQTPKQKRDRILVHGGNNVELVVTGTNFDEAAAAARAEAQAKGATMIEPFDSRDTVIGQGTVAAEVLSQLTANGKALDTIVVPVGGGGLLCGVVSYLADMAPHTGVIAVEPSGAASMAAALRNRGPITLDTVDTFVDGASVKRVGDINYAIAEANQSRIHIMDVSEGAVCTQILDLYQSEGIIAEPAGALSVTALEYLNIKPGEVVVCIISGGNNDVLRYNEIMERSLVHRGLRHYFLVNFPQEPGQLRTFLTDVLGPHDDITRFEYFKRNNRDTGAALVGVELNEAAGLQGLLDRMDASPLKIQQLQPDTPEYSFLI
- a CDS encoding YigZ family protein; the encoded protein is MDSYKLPVAGEVFEHELEIKRSRFIIFLSRVSDSQQAREFIDLVKAEYPDARHHCSAFIHHVENAQPVERFSDDGEPSGTAGKPMMEQLKGSGLLDIAAVVVRYFGGIKLGAGGLVHAYSNAVGETLPLVRTATRARKELYQVSLAHTEAGRVESEIRARNIVITDVHYGSEVNFTLATNPGTKENLADTLAALTAGRAKLHSAGEQWVEWDN
- a CDS encoding RNA-binding S4 domain-containing protein, with protein sequence MSHDSGAPVRIDVWVWAVRLLKTRSEATAAVRAGHIKLNGNAVKPAAQVVPGDRVRVWAHHKEVEVEVTATLRKRVSAAVAKECYIDHTPEPLPREIFFAVPKRDRGSGRPTKKERRQLDELRGRSADLPLI
- a CDS encoding GTP pyrophosphokinase yields the protein MSDKAIADLGNKYHEWLRKHPHCETDFANTIEDLLNDAGITFDRVQTRIKTWPSLKEKARKKNSDGTYVYPDPWNSIHDIIGIRVITYNSTEIPRAIEALSRSFTMLRSVDKAAETRVSGDFGYGSHHLILKVDEHTEGLEDYDREIAEVQIRTILQHAWAEFEHDIRYKRGTKDLDPQVDRAFTLAAGLIELADQQFDKIAALRSPEIAPADDVELIQETLPGILTILLGARYPLSRSDHYHWLFQLLNANGLTTVAELKELVDENDISRLRSKIEYRYKPGQVRIIDDLLLLRFGTEHIERTKKLGHSAERRAKRLKQRLRALGKESRKPLS
- a CDS encoding exonuclease domain-containing protein, which produces MFVAYPAYGARLIFRSGVLHVDNSPLITALRGARETEIPLDSIKSFTFQAPGILNFGTLDILGSAGEILSTIKFAPTKKDQAQAFISALELALKNAATGSETEIAAQLPFPELSNLKDSIPGLNFVAFNIDTANSNRGSIYQIGVVKFIDGLEVDAKSWICQPPAGLEGFAPFNTETHGFTAADLVGKPKFIEILPEFLAFIGNLPLLAHNAAFDLGGLQEATLVSNTAAKLPKIEYGCTLLISRQRKHGGASNSLDAIATALSIDSLKDHDALADSRATGQILTTFARQDKFQGNLAEFFHSRGFELGVLEGEILSPVLATATPKPENKPESSKPAGKYHSWKAVSAPKELPTANPNADPNNPLFGQIVVLTGDFTPYQKEEIFAAIADYGGTPKKSVTLKTTILIVGAWESITGNEKKARKYQERGQNIAIWPAQRLYDLIGFTEHQLSNPVFSEQPPF
- a CDS encoding TetR/AcrR family transcriptional regulator, whose product is MNRVASSSGGNHGAKSAKTPRQPRINKPLDKEAIIDAALQILQTYGLGDMTMRRVAGQLNVAPGALYWHVKNKQSLLEAITRRILAGILESKADLSDATPLPTPEDLALKLRSEVLAVPDGAEIISTGISMSNLRKSILEIFQQSFSYHQGTTAEASELGALTLIHFCIGAISTEQAGNQLAEIGGEVITLDLEDYFLAGVRLIIKAVSTPPDTV